In Ignavibacteria bacterium, a single genomic region encodes these proteins:
- a CDS encoding ATP-binding protein, with translation MRNRFLLIIIFTFLSLNVFSQEYFIKSYNTQDGLATRLVYDICQDSSGIIWAATHDGISSYDGFNFKNYDRTDGLPEQHYKRVKLDEKGIIWCFPFYNNDTIIYFDKNSLNRFKILNIPDNTFMITDFAVMYIDEKPLLCVGGNNGIYMYKDELWQRFYYTDNSRDNYVNRVIAKGGKFYFATKSGIYIIENEKIDRSLNEKLTFTQDELLTIEFENTGKQNEKLWVLSYDRLGYFEDDNFRVYKSDLQLPTFYTNESGFIGFHERGRIIFGNNNSKYFISRDSDKMMPLMTSNGFSSNGAASLFIDREKNVWFADTRGVDKINKLSLVNYFVSSGLLDNDVTAITEVTESKFVFGHINGLTVLEKDNNFKRYKFEYDRTNSARVLDMIKDNDGNVWFSASGNGVGKMYPDGKIKWYKSENVKQFNSINKDIKGRIWVGTISEKNDIFIIKDNKLVKYEYSDNIINTNRKLYASDRGGMYVLGNNGVWYADDKGAKQIPSKIGNKINAYSYYKNKSGTEFVGTSTGLYFIDNRLLVKYNNNGIEISKPIYFIIQDKEGNYWLGSNDGVIKWNGEQNIELINTQNGLAGIETNRSAGIIDSEGRIWVGTDLGLSCFLPEYNKIPVSVPELKILDFEDSKGFKYNLYDENSISHNDNTLKFNFRGISYVNEESMLYKYKLDGYDKHWQEISQSMLDKVKYVNLNSGEYQFSVMVKNFSGEWSEVKTSGIIKINSPFYKSWWFLFLMLIIFGGMVASFVKIRDQKSQNVKLEKEIQIRKKTEQELIDSKRKYQDLIELLPETVYEIDIQGNIIFVNSYGLKMLNITSEELEKGINISEIIIPAEHAYLKENLNNILRNETLYNINYTCITKTGKRIPISVNAAPKIENGETVGIRGVAMDMTEHIQIQEALIKHAKELKDLNASKDKFFSIVAHDLKSPFQGLLGFSEFLYTDFDVLTEIERKEYIGHVRTSARNAHNLLDHLLQWSRLQTNRIEVIPQKLNLYSEVNSVIELLISNAIRKRISLINNVNKDIYIIADVNMLNSILQNLISNALKFTRQDGEVKIESETINGVVKVKIIDNGVGMDDVDIKKLFEIDQQYTRLGTMNEKGTGLGLLLCKEMIELNGGNISVESELGKGSKFIIELPRV, from the coding sequence ATGCGCAATAGATTTTTACTTATTATTATATTCACATTTCTTTCTCTGAATGTTTTTTCTCAGGAATACTTCATAAAATCTTATAATACACAGGACGGTCTGGCAACTAGATTAGTTTATGATATTTGCCAGGATAGCAGCGGTATAATATGGGCGGCAACACATGATGGAATAAGTTCATACGATGGGTTTAATTTTAAGAATTATGACAGAACCGACGGATTACCAGAGCAGCATTATAAGCGAGTAAAACTTGATGAAAAGGGCATAATATGGTGTTTCCCATTTTACAATAATGATACTATAATTTACTTTGATAAGAATAGTTTAAATAGATTTAAAATATTAAACATTCCAGATAACACTTTTATGATAACAGATTTTGCTGTGATGTACATTGATGAAAAACCATTATTATGCGTAGGCGGCAACAATGGAATTTATATGTATAAAGATGAATTATGGCAAAGATTTTATTATACAGATAACTCAAGAGATAATTATGTAAATCGTGTAATAGCTAAAGGGGGAAAATTTTATTTCGCAACAAAGTCGGGAATATATATTATTGAAAATGAGAAAATCGACCGAAGCTTAAATGAGAAATTAACTTTTACGCAGGACGAACTTCTAACGATAGAATTTGAAAATACAGGGAAGCAGAATGAGAAATTATGGGTATTAAGTTACGATCGACTGGGATATTTTGAAGATGATAATTTCAGAGTATATAAAAGTGATTTACAACTTCCAACATTTTACACGAACGAATCCGGATTTATAGGTTTTCACGAAAGAGGAAGAATAATATTCGGTAATAATAATTCTAAATATTTTATAAGCAGAGATTCGGACAAAATGATGCCTTTAATGACATCAAACGGATTTTCATCAAACGGTGCTGCATCGTTGTTTATTGACAGAGAGAAGAATGTTTGGTTTGCAGATACGAGGGGTGTGGATAAAATCAATAAATTATCTTTAGTAAATTATTTTGTCAGCAGCGGGCTTCTTGACAATGATGTAACCGCAATAACGGAAGTAACGGAGAGTAAGTTTGTTTTTGGACATATTAATGGTTTGACAGTACTTGAAAAGGATAACAATTTCAAGAGATATAAATTCGAGTATGATAGAACCAACTCTGCAAGAGTACTGGATATGATCAAAGATAATGACGGGAATGTGTGGTTTTCAGCCTCTGGGAACGGCGTGGGGAAAATGTACCCTGACGGAAAGATAAAATGGTATAAAAGTGAAAACGTAAAACAATTTAATAGTATAAATAAGGATATAAAAGGAAGAATATGGGTGGGCACTATTTCTGAAAAAAATGATATATTTATAATTAAAGATAACAAACTGGTTAAATATGAATACAGCGATAATATAATTAATACAAATAGAAAGCTGTATGCATCAGATAGAGGCGGAATGTACGTATTGGGAAACAATGGAGTTTGGTATGCAGATGATAAAGGAGCAAAACAGATACCGTCAAAAATCGGAAATAAAATAAATGCTTATTCATATTATAAAAATAAATCAGGAACAGAATTTGTTGGTACATCCACAGGTTTGTACTTTATTGACAATAGACTACTTGTGAAGTATAATAATAATGGGATTGAGATATCAAAACCAATTTATTTTATTATACAGGATAAAGAGGGTAATTATTGGTTAGGTTCAAATGATGGTGTGATAAAATGGAATGGAGAACAGAATATTGAATTAATAAACACTCAAAATGGACTTGCCGGTATAGAAACAAACCGTTCTGCGGGAATAATAGACTCAGAGGGACGTATATGGGTAGGAACAGATTTGGGATTATCCTGTTTTTTGCCTGAATACAATAAAATACCTGTTTCTGTACCTGAGTTAAAAATACTGGATTTCGAGGACAGTAAAGGATTTAAGTACAATCTTTATGATGAAAATTCTATTTCGCATAACGATAATACTCTTAAATTCAACTTCAGGGGTATTTCTTATGTGAATGAAGAATCGATGTTATACAAATATAAATTAGATGGATACGATAAACACTGGCAGGAAATAAGTCAATCGATGCTTGATAAGGTAAAGTATGTAAACCTAAATTCCGGTGAATATCAGTTTAGTGTTATGGTGAAAAATTTCTCCGGCGAATGGAGTGAAGTAAAAACATCGGGTATAATAAAAATAAATTCTCCATTTTATAAGTCATGGTGGTTCCTTTTTTTGATGTTAATTATCTTTGGCGGCATGGTAGCGTCTTTTGTAAAAATACGGGATCAAAAATCACAGAATGTCAAACTCGAAAAGGAGATTCAAATCCGTAAAAAAACCGAACAAGAATTAATTGACAGCAAAAGAAAATATCAGGATTTAATTGAACTATTACCGGAAACAGTTTATGAGATTGACATACAAGGTAATATTATATTTGTGAATAGTTATGGATTAAAAATGCTTAACATAACATCTGAAGAATTGGAAAAGGGCATTAATATTTCAGAAATCATAATACCTGCGGAGCATGCTTACCTGAAAGAAAACCTTAATAATATACTAAGGAATGAAACATTGTATAACATCAACTATACATGTATTACAAAGACAGGGAAGAGAATACCCATTAGTGTTAATGCTGCTCCAAAAATAGAGAACGGTGAAACGGTTGGAATAAGGGGCGTTGCAATGGATATGACAGAACATATTCAGATACAGGAAGCATTAATAAAACATGCAAAAGAATTAAAGGATTTGAATGCAAGTAAAGACAAATTTTTCTCGATTGTAGCACATGACTTAAAAAGTCCGTTTCAGGGACTTTTGGGTTTTTCAGAATTCCTTTACACCGATTTTGATGTACTGACAGAAATAGAAAGGAAAGAATACATAGGACATGTCAGAACGTCTGCGAGAAATGCACATAATTTACTTGACCATCTCTTACAATGGTCGAGACTTCAAACGAACAGAATAGAAGTTATACCTCAGAAACTGAATTTATATTCAGAAGTGAATTCCGTAATTGAACTACTGATTTCGAATGCTATCAGAAAAAGAATATCCCTAATCAATAATGTTAATAAGGATATTTACATAATAGCTGATGTTAATATGCTGAATTCCATACTACAAAATTTAATATCAAATGCATTAAAGTTTACCCGCCAAGACGGAGAAGTCAAAATTGAAAGTGAAACAATAAATGGTGTGGTAAAAGTTAAAATCATTGATAATGGAGTAGGAATGGATGATGTAGATATCAAGAAATTATTTGAAATTGACCAGCAATATACACGGTTAGGTACGATGAATGAGAAAGGAACCGGCTTAGGTCTTTTATTATGCAAAGAAATGATAGAACTTAACGGAGGCAATATAAGTGTAGAA